A region from the Cannabis sativa cultivar Pink pepper isolate KNU-18-1 chromosome 9, ASM2916894v1, whole genome shotgun sequence genome encodes:
- the LOC133031421 gene encoding uncharacterized protein LOC133031421 translates to MTQANDDASPLVVTGQLSINGCSYTVLFNSGATHSYVSSRVIESFHKPCDIYASGFDTLLPSGDLIVSNRWIQSLSFWIDDCELTANLIEFQLSDFDIILRMDFLSKYGATIDCKRKMVVFEPNSANPTVFVGKVQGTRTP, encoded by the coding sequence ATGACTCAGGCTAACGATGATGCTAGTCCATTGGTGgtgacaggtcagttatctATAAATGGTTGTTCCTATACTGTACTGTTTAattcgggagctactcattcttATGTGTCGAGCAGAGTAATTGAAAGTTTCCATAaaccatgtgatatttatgcatCGGGGTTCGATACCCTGCTACCTTCGGGAGACCTTATTGTGTCCAATAGGTGGATTCAGTCCTTGTCCTTTTGGATTGACGATTGTGAATTGACCGCTAATCTAATAGAATTTCAActatctgattttgacataatccttagaatggattttctgtctaagtatgGTGCAACGATCGACTGCAAgcggaagatggtggtgtttgagcccaATAGTGCTAACCCAACAGTGTTTGTGGGTAAAGTTCAAGGGACACGCACACCATGA